The Tropicibacter oceani DNA segment CGATGGCATAGCCCAGCATCCCCCCCAGCACCGACGACAGCGTCGCCACCCCGGCGATCAGCCAGGCGCGGCGCGGCGCGGCCAGGACCATCGGGATCATCAGGATGTCGGGCGGAATCGGAAAGACCGAGGATTCGATAAAGGCGATCAGCGCCAGAAACCAGATCGCCTTTGGATGTTCGGCCTTGGCCATCGTCCAGTTGTACAGCCCACGCAGCATGCCCGCTCCTTCATGTTTGGCGCCAGAAACCATGCAGGCCCCTGATGCGCAATCCCTCTTTACGATCCAAATGCGGGGGGCTAAACCACAACCCGTGCCCAAGTGGCGGAACGGTAGACGCAGGGGATTCAAAATCCCCCGCCGCAAGGCGTGTGGGTTCGAATCCCACCTTGGGCACCACTTGTTTTACTGGCCATTCCGCATGTCCCCACGATCCAGGGCAATTCGGAATGGCGCTGACTCCCACACAAGACTCCCACATAGCTATTCTGCTCGACGGGTTTGGGCCGTCTGTGAGAGCTTCTTTCGATTCGCTTCCTTGCGGTACTTGGCAACAGTCACAAGGCTTTGACCGGTAACCGCCTGGATCTCGGAGTCCGAGCAACCTGCCTCAGCCAGTTCCACGCAGGCCCGTTTTCGAAGACCATGCAGGCTATACTTCATGACGTCGTCGCCATGCGCATTCGCAAGCTCGGTGAGTGTAGCGCGCCATGTGCGAAATTCCTTTTCCACGGCGCTGTATGAAAGCGCCGTGGTTTTCGACTTCGCGAGAACATGCGCGTTTCCTTTGGGCAAGTTCGCGATAAGGTTTCGCAAGCGCCCAGGGCAGTAGATCTGGAAGGTATTGCCGCCTTTCTCGTCTTGGACCGTTACCCATTCACCCTCGAAGGCAGAGCAGGGTGTCTTGACGGCAGCAGAGGGCCTTTGGCCTGTGCCACGGATCAGTTCACCCGCAATGTGCACTTTGTCCGGTGCATTCGGCAGCTCGTTGAGCAACCAGTCCGGCCAGGACGGAAACTCTTTTTGCGCGCCGAATTTTTCGATCTTGGCTGCGGGGTTGTCTCCGAGGGGCCAGTCCAGGGTGTCCTTTGCATAGTTCCACAATAGGGAGACCGTTTGTAGCATCCAGTCAGCAGCCCGCGGCGTGTCGGCCAAAGAGGCGTGCTTTCGACGCACAGCTTGGCGAGATGTGGATGGCATCGGCTTGTCGCCGTTTTTGTCCAATATTTTCTCGAACTCGCGGTTGTACGAATTCCGCGTGCTGGCCTTCAGTTTCTTTGCCTTCTTTGGATCAGATCTCCACAGACGGATACATTCGCGCCAGGTGTACTTGGTTGGCTTGACTTGGGAGGGGTGCCGCCCTGCTTCTGCTGCCCAATACTCTTCGTCCAACTTCCGCAGGTCGCCTTCCCACTGAAGTCGCACGGCCTTTTCCTTGCGCTTACCGCTGCTGTCAGACCAAGTGAAGCGGTGGTAGGGAACCCAATCGGTCCCGTTCTTGGGCCAGACCCACTTCAGCCGCTCACGGCTGACTTTCGGCTTTGGCGGTTTCTTATTATTCGAAGTCGTCATCGATGCAGGCTTTCCGACCTTCACCACTTACAACCGCCATCAGTTCCGCCACGCTCCAGCGTTGACGGCCACCTATCTCTTTGGGAGGCGGCAATGCGCCTTGACCTACGAGACGGCGAAAATCAGTTGCGGACATGTCGAGCATGGCGGCAGCCTTCGTGTCTTTCACCGCGAGGGGTTGGGTGGCGATGTTCATTTCTGAGCTCCTTGTTCTGGAGATCAGGAAGTCGGTTCACTTGCTTTAGTGCGGAAATCACCGGGCATGGCGTCCCAACGATCAGTATCCCTGCGTTCCTTGAGCGCACGCGCGGTGTACTGGCTTTGGCGGATGACTTTGGTTCCTGGCAGCGGCTCTGTTGCACAAATCGGCTGAACGCCGAGTTTCCCCTTTCCCCGGGCGGACTTATCCTACGACTTCCGTGACGGGCATGCCGAGCGCGGTGTAGCCGTTCAGGACGGCAATGCGGACCTGGAGTTCCGCGACCTGGCGGTCGAAGTCCCGCGCCATGAGCCGCTGGCCCAGCAACTTCATACAATGCATTTTTGTCTCGACGCGGCTTCGGCGGTGGTATCCGCTCCATCGTCGCCAGAGTGCGCGGCCCAGGTATTTCGCCGCGCGCAAGGCCTCGTTTCGCGCCACGGCTCCGGCGGTGATCGTCTTCCAGGGCTTCGCGTTTTTGCGGGGCGGGATGACGGCATGGGCGCCGCGATCTGCAATCGCATCGTGGCATTTGCGCGTGTCGTAGGCGCCATCAGCCGTGACGCTACCGATTTCCTGGTCCTGCGGGATTTGGTCGAGAAGGTCGGGTAGGATCGGCGCATCACCGATGTGGCTCCCGGTGATTTCGACGGCCCGAACCTCCAGCGTTTCCTCATCAATCCCCAAGTGGATCTTGCGCCAGACGCGGCGTTTAGGGCCGCCATGCTTGCGGGCGTGCCACTCGCCTTCGCCCTCGACCTTGATCCCGGTGCTGTCTATCAACAGGTGCAACGGCCCCTTGGAGCCGCGGTATGGGATGTTGACGGCCAAGGTCTTCTGGCGGCGAGATAGCGTGCTGAAGTCGGGCACCGTCCAGTTCAGACCGACCAGCTGCAGCAGGCTCTCGACGAACCCGGTCGTCTGCCGGAGCGCCATGCCGAACAGCACTTTCATCGAGAGGCACGTCTGTATGGCGGCGTCGCTATAGCTCTGCTGGCGGCCACGCCTGCCTGTCGGCACGGCATCCCAGATCATCTCAGGGTCGAACCAGATCGTCAGCGAGCCCCGGCGCTTGAGCGCTTCATTGTAGGCTGGCCAGTTTCTGGTCTTGTAGGTCGGGGGTATGGGTCTGCTCATGCATCCCAGCTACCACGCTGGATTCACGAGATGAATCCCTCACGCGATTTGTGCAACAGAGCCCCAGAAAGGACATCAGGCGGTCTCCTTTGCGTGCAGCTGCGCGATCGACAGGCTGCCTTCGCTCATCCAGTGGATGGCGACGCCGTTCAACGCCTTGTCGGGCCATCGGCGGCGCACCATCGCGGCATAGGCGGACAGCTGCGGCAGGTATGTCGCAAAGCGCGCAGCAGGATCGGGGCAGGGGCCGGATTTGTGATCGAGGATCAACAGGCCCTGCGGCCCGATGGCCAGGCAGTCAAGGATGGCATTGGTTTGCGACCCGTCGGCTGCGGTTTCCTGCAAGGGCAGCTCAAAATGCAGCCTGTCGTAGCCTTGGTCTTTCAGCCAGCCGGTCAAGGCCTCGGCCTGCCGCGCGATCTGGTCCAGGCTGCGCTCGGGCAGGCCGGTCGCGGCGCCCAGGCGCTGCCTGAGATCGGGCCGTCTGGCCAGCACGCGAAAGGCCAGGTGCCAGGCGGTGCCGCGATCAGCGGCGCTGGTGGTGCGGGTTTCCTCGACCCCGGCGGCCAGCGCAATGGTCTGCAAGGGCAGGCTGGCGGCAGGCGCACTGGCCTCGATGGTCGAGGGGCTGCGCCGCCAGGGCGTGCGGGGGGTGCCGGCATGGGGCCGGGGCACGCCAAGGCGAAGCGCGCCCTGGGGTGTCCGGACGGCGGGTGTTTCCGGCCCGTCCTCCAGCCCTTCGCAGACACGGGCGGCAAAGGTCTGGTTCGCGATGGTCAACGACCCGCCCCCGATGCCAAACCCGGCACGGGCGCGCAGCAGGTCGGCCATGGTCTTGGGGTGCTCTGGCAGGTTTTTCGGCACGCGCGGCATCAGCAGGATCAGCCGATCCCGCGCCCGGGTCAGCGCGACATAAAGCTCGCGCGCAGCACTTCGTTCGTCCTCGGGGCGGCGGCTTTCGGCAAAGGGGGCCTGGCTTTCGGGCGCGGCGAAATTCGGCAAGACGCCGATGCCCGCGTGGTCCAGCACATTGCCAAGATCGTCAAAGTGGTCGAATTCCGCGCGCAGGGTGCCCGGACGTTCGGCGATGGGCTGATCAAGCCCGGCAACCACCGTGATCGGCCATTCGCGCCCCTTGGAGGCATGCCAGGTGCAGATCTCGATCCCCGAGGCGGACCAGCCGTCCGGGTCCGGATGGCGATCCCAGTCGCGGCTGGACTGGCCTGCGATCCAGCCCAGGAAAACCTGCAAACCGGCGCCGTGAAATCCGGCGGCGGCGCGCAGGTCATGGGCCATGGCGTCGAATTCCTGCGCCTCGGCCTCGAGCCGGGCCAGATCGGCCAGCGCCTGGCCGGGATCCGCCAGCCCCGCCGCCCAATCGCGCAGGGCGCCGGCGCGCAGCACGGCGGCGACGCTTTGCGCCACGGACCGCGTTTCGATGTCGCCGGTCAACGCGGTGATCGGGCCAAGCGCGGCATGGGTGCCCAGAACGCCATCGACCGCGTTGCGCAGAGCATCCTCGAGCGGCAGGCGCGGCGGGCCAAGCGTCAGCCAGGTCAGCGCCGCGTGGCTGTCATCGGGGTCGGCCGCCAGCGCAAGCGCCGCGCGGGCGGCGCGCATCGCAGGCGAGGCCAGCCAACCGTCCTGCTGGATCCGCACCGGCAGGCCATGCGCCTGAAGGGCGGCAGCGGCCTTGGTCGCCTTTTGGTGGGTGTAGGTCAGCACCGCAATGTCGCCGGGCCGCACAGGGCGCAGCGCCTTGGTTGTCTTGTCCTCGACCAGCGTTTGCGCAGCAAGGATATCGGCCACCCGGTTGGCAATCGCCTCGGCCGAGCAGTCCTTGCGCCCCTTGGGTTTCCAGACAACTTCAAGCGCGCTGTCCTGGCCGGCGGCGCGCTGCGGGCGCAGCGCGTCGTAGTCGTCGAACAGCACCGGGCCAAGCGCGTTGACCATGTCCATGATCCGCGCCTCGGAGCGCCAGTTGCGATCCAGCGGGGTGACCTTGTCGGGGTGCTTCTGCGCCAGGGCCTGCGACAGGCGCGGATCGGCGCCCTGAAACCCCATGATGGATTGCTTGGTATCGCCCACGATCAGCGCCCGTTTCGCGCCGCGCGCCAGCTGCCAAAGCAGGGCGAATTGCACCGGGTTGGTGTCCTGGAATTCGTCGATGACGACGCAGTCGATTTCGCCCAGCACCGATTGCAGGATTTCCGGCCGGGTGCGTAGCAGCGCCTCGGCCTCGGCGATCATGTCGGCATAGTCGATCAGCCCGGCCCGGCGCTTGGCCTGGCTGTAGGCGTCCAGAACCTGCTGCGCGCCGGTGACCAGCGCGCTGAGGTGGGCGCGCGCATCGGCAAGCGGGCCGGGGTGGCGGGGCAGCGCATCGGCGGCGGCGATCACCGCCTCGGCCAGCGCGTCATAGCCTTCGGGCGTTTTGGTCCGGGAATTCGAGACCCGCAGCCCGCGCAGTTTTTGCCAGCTGGCCCAGTCCTTTTCCAGCGTGCCGGGGCGGTTGGCCAGGCGCAGCAGCTGGTGGTTCTTCGCAAAGGCGTCGCGCACGGTGTTTTCAAACAGCGGTGCAAGGCTGTCGGGGAAACCTTTCAACAAGGCCTGAACCGCGCGGCGCAGCGCCGCCGTCAGGGCCGCGCCGTCCGGATCACAGGGGCCATAGCCCCGGGTCAGGGCCTCCAGGGCGGGGGCAAGGATGTCTGGCGACCGGCCGCGATCCCCCAGACCGCGGATCAGGTCAACGGTCCTGAGCACATCGGCGCGAAAGCTGTCCTCGGCGCTGCGCCCCGAGAGGAAGTCCCAGGAATAGCCATAGCGGCCAAGGTCGGCCATCAGCGGTTGCAGCGCTTCGCAGCGGTCCATTTCAAGCCGGATCAGCAGGTCGCGTTCAGGCTCGCTCAGCAAACGGCTTTCGGGCGACCGTCCGGCGGCAAAGGCGTGTTCGGTCAACAGGCGCTGGCCCAGGGCATGGATCGTGCCGACATAGGCGCGGTCGATTTCAAGCGCGTCGGCGATCCGTCCCCGCGCCATCAGTTCGGCGCGCACCCGGCCCCGCATCTCGGCGGCGCCGGCTTCGGTAAAGGTCACGGCCAGGATGCGGCCCGGGGCAACGTCGCCGCGCACGACCCAATCGGCCAGCGTCTTCTGGATGTGATGGGTCTTGCCGGCTCCGGCCCCGGCGGGCACGAGGGACAGATCGGTCATTCCGCGTCCTCCTCCTCTGCTTCGGGGTCGGGCAGGCAGAAGGCCTCGACCAGCGCGTTGTCCAGGGCATAGGCCTTGATGCCGCGCTCTTTTTCAAAGCGGCGGGCATCGCCTGCATGGTTCAGCCGAAGGGTGCCCGCGCCGACCTCGCTCAGCATCTGGGCAAGGTGTTTCATGGCATGGTCCGAGGCGTTTTCCCCAACGCATTCGACTCCGGCCAGCCCGGCGCCATCGGCATCGGACAGAACCGAACCGTCGATCAAGGTGTGATAGGCGGTGGCAACCTTGGCGCCGCCCCGCACCAGCTGCGTCAGGGGCGTCTGCTCGGACGGCCGTTCCAGCATGGCGCGGTAAAGCGCGACCTGCAGGTCCCAGCCCCTGGCCATGCGATCGCGCCGCCCCCGGGCGCTGGCGCGCTTGTGGTCGATCACAAGGATGCGCCCGTCGGGCAGGCGCAGCAGGCAATCGGCCTTGCCGTGCAGCAACAGCCCGCCGTGATCGCCCTTCAGGTCGATCTCGTTGTGCAGGATCTCGGCCCCGGCCTTGCGCAGGAAACCGGCCCAGGACAGGCAGATGTCGCGCGCCTCGCGTTCCAGGCTGCGCCGCTCGGTTGCCCAGGCCGCGTCCAGAAGCCAATCGGCGTGCCGATCCAGCGCGTTTTCCAGGACGGCCGGAATGGCGCTGGCGATGTCGTCATCGGCTGGAACAGGGCGCGCTTCGACAAAGACATCCTCAAGCACCTGATGCATCAGGGTGCCAAGGGTCATCACGTCCAGCGTCTCTGGCGCCCAGGTCCGGTCTTTTGCGTCCAATTCGTCCAGCAGCCAGGCCAGCGGGCTGACCAGCAGGGTTTCAAGGCGCGACGGCGAATGGCGTAGCGGGCCATCCCCGGTTTCGCGCAGGCGCAACAGGTCGATTCCGGGTTTGTCCGACGTGGCAAGCCCGCGTTGCAGGTGGATCAGCCCGTTTGCGGGCAATGCGGGCGCCCCGCCCAGCGGCACCGCAGCCGCCGGGTGGGATGCGACGGGCCAGTCCTGCGCCGCTAGGCTGCGCAGATCCTGCACCAGGTCGGCGGGCTCCTTGGCCCCCAGCATATGGGCGATCAGCGCCAGACCCGTCGAAGGCGACAGACGCGCCCCGGCAAGATCAAGCGCCGGCACCAGCAGCGTCAGCCCCTCTTGCGCGGCGCCCAGCTGGCGGCGCAGCAGCGCCATGCCGCGTTCCAGTTTCTGCTGGCGGCCATGCAGCAGCAACCCGCTGGCGCGGATTTCGGCGATTTCGGCTTCGGTAAAGAAGGGGTCAGAGCCGGGCAGGCGCGGCCAGTGCCGCCCGGCCATGCCCAGCACCAGCATCTGGCGGACCGGCCGCCAGGGCAGCGCGGTTTCGCCAAACAGCGACACGCCTTCGACAAAGCGGTCATGGCCGCTGGCTGGCTGCGGGCAGGGCGCAGCAAGACGGCGCAGCAGCGGCCAGTCGATGACCTCGTCGGTCACGGCCTTCAGCGCGGCAATGCGCGGATGCAGCGTGGCGGCAGGCGCGGCGCGGGCCACGGCGCCAAGGCGCGCAAACAGCTGTGCCGGGGTCTGGCAGGGGCGCAGGGCCTCCAGGGCCTGCGCGGCGGCGCCGTCTTGTTGCCTTGCCGTGCGCGAATAGCCCCTGTCGATGACCTCGCGCGCCATCTGGCGGCCGGTTTCGGCGGGCCAGGGCATCAAGGCCGACACATAGACCGACGCCAGCGCCGTCCGCGGTGCGGGCCCGGCCAGAAGGACCAGCAAAAGCGACAGCAGCTCGCCCGCAAGATCGCGCAAGCCAGGCTGGTCCGGCTGGCCGGACAGGGGCAGGCCGACACGGTCAAAGGCTTCGGGCAGGGCAAGCGCATAGGCCGGGCTGTCCGGCACCAGCAGGCCGATCTCTTGCGGGCTGTCAACGCGGCCGCTGTCCAGCAGCGCGCGGGCATGGGCGGCGGCGAATTCGGCCTCTTCGCGCGGGTCGCGCAGGCCATGGCACGACAGGCTGCCGTCCGCTGCGACGCCTTGTGCACTGCGTCCAAGGTTGTCCTGGATGTGCCGCAGCGTGGTACCCGCGGCGGCCTGGGCGGTGATCTCGGGGTGGGGCAGATCGCCGTGATGGGCGCGCAGCGTATCGGCCAGCGCGGCCTCGGCGGGCGCGGCAAAGGGGCAGGGCGCCCCAAGCAGGGGCAGCGGCTCCAGGGCATCGTGCGGCTTTGAGCGCAGGACATGCGCCCAGATGTTCAACGGCCCCGGAAGGCTGCCAAGATCGCGCCAGAGATCGCGCAGCGCGGTCAGGTGACTGCGCGCGCGGCCCGGCGCCAGGGCATCGGGATCAAGATCGGCGGGGTCGATGCGCCGCGT contains these protein-coding regions:
- a CDS encoding UvrD-helicase domain-containing protein, yielding MTDLSLVPAGAGAGKTHHIQKTLADWVVRGDVAPGRILAVTFTEAGAAEMRGRVRAELMARGRIADALEIDRAYVGTIHALGQRLLTEHAFAAGRSPESRLLSEPERDLLIRLEMDRCEALQPLMADLGRYGYSWDFLSGRSAEDSFRADVLRTVDLIRGLGDRGRSPDILAPALEALTRGYGPCDPDGAALTAALRRAVQALLKGFPDSLAPLFENTVRDAFAKNHQLLRLANRPGTLEKDWASWQKLRGLRVSNSRTKTPEGYDALAEAVIAAADALPRHPGPLADARAHLSALVTGAQQVLDAYSQAKRRAGLIDYADMIAEAEALLRTRPEILQSVLGEIDCVVIDEFQDTNPVQFALLWQLARGAKRALIVGDTKQSIMGFQGADPRLSQALAQKHPDKVTPLDRNWRSEARIMDMVNALGPVLFDDYDALRPQRAAGQDSALEVVWKPKGRKDCSAEAIANRVADILAAQTLVEDKTTKALRPVRPGDIAVLTYTHQKATKAAAALQAHGLPVRIQQDGWLASPAMRAARAALALAADPDDSHAALTWLTLGPPRLPLEDALRNAVDGVLGTHAALGPITALTGDIETRSVAQSVAAVLRAGALRDWAAGLADPGQALADLARLEAEAQEFDAMAHDLRAAAGFHGAGLQVFLGWIAGQSSRDWDRHPDPDGWSASGIEICTWHASKGREWPITVVAGLDQPIAERPGTLRAEFDHFDDLGNVLDHAGIGVLPNFAAPESQAPFAESRRPEDERSAARELYVALTRARDRLILLMPRVPKNLPEHPKTMADLLRARAGFGIGGGSLTIANQTFAARVCEGLEDGPETPAVRTPQGALRLGVPRPHAGTPRTPWRRSPSTIEASAPAASLPLQTIALAAGVEETRTTSAADRGTAWHLAFRVLARRPDLRQRLGAATGLPERSLDQIARQAEALTGWLKDQGYDRLHFELPLQETAADGSQTNAILDCLAIGPQGLLILDHKSGPCPDPAARFATYLPQLSAYAAMVRRRWPDKALNGVAIHWMSEGSLSIAQLHAKETA
- a CDS encoding PD-(D/E)XK nuclease family protein — encoded protein: MRIDPLLTKSPLTDAVRHVTDALLAEVYLAPDLATPDLTTALGPGAPWSNSFAVAPQETARAVEAGLASVARATRRIDPADLDPDALAPGRARSHLTALRDLWRDLGSLPGPLNIWAHVLRSKPHDALEPLPLLGAPCPFAAPAEAALADTLRAHHGDLPHPEITAQAAAGTTLRHIQDNLGRSAQGVAADGSLSCHGLRDPREEAEFAAAHARALLDSGRVDSPQEIGLLVPDSPAYALALPEAFDRVGLPLSGQPDQPGLRDLAGELLSLLLVLLAGPAPRTALASVYVSALMPWPAETGRQMAREVIDRGYSRTARQQDGAAAQALEALRPCQTPAQLFARLGAVARAAPAATLHPRIAALKAVTDEVIDWPLLRRLAAPCPQPASGHDRFVEGVSLFGETALPWRPVRQMLVLGMAGRHWPRLPGSDPFFTEAEIAEIRASGLLLHGRQQKLERGMALLRRQLGAAQEGLTLLVPALDLAGARLSPSTGLALIAHMLGAKEPADLVQDLRSLAAQDWPVASHPAAAVPLGGAPALPANGLIHLQRGLATSDKPGIDLLRLRETGDGPLRHSPSRLETLLVSPLAWLLDELDAKDRTWAPETLDVMTLGTLMHQVLEDVFVEARPVPADDDIASAIPAVLENALDRHADWLLDAAWATERRSLEREARDICLSWAGFLRKAGAEILHNEIDLKGDHGGLLLHGKADCLLRLPDGRILVIDHKRASARGRRDRMARGWDLQVALYRAMLERPSEQTPLTQLVRGGAKVATAYHTLIDGSVLSDADGAGLAGVECVGENASDHAMKHLAQMLSEVGAGTLRLNHAGDARRFEKERGIKAYALDNALVEAFCLPDPEAEEEDAE
- a CDS encoding helix-turn-helix transcriptional regulator, coding for MNIATQPLAVKDTKAAAMLDMSATDFRRLVGQGALPPPKEIGGRQRWSVAELMAVVSGEGRKACIDDDFE
- a CDS encoding site-specific integrase, yielding MTTSNNKKPPKPKVSRERLKWVWPKNGTDWVPYHRFTWSDSSGKRKEKAVRLQWEGDLRKLDEEYWAAEAGRHPSQVKPTKYTWRECIRLWRSDPKKAKKLKASTRNSYNREFEKILDKNGDKPMPSTSRQAVRRKHASLADTPRAADWMLQTVSLLWNYAKDTLDWPLGDNPAAKIEKFGAQKEFPSWPDWLLNELPNAPDKVHIAGELIRGTGQRPSAAVKTPCSAFEGEWVTVQDEKGGNTFQIYCPGRLRNLIANLPKGNAHVLAKSKTTALSYSAVEKEFRTWRATLTELANAHGDDVMKYSLHGLRKRACVELAEAGCSDSEIQAVTGQSLVTVAKYRKEANRKKLSQTAQTRRAE
- a CDS encoding IS5 family transposase, coding for MSRPIPPTYKTRNWPAYNEALKRRGSLTIWFDPEMIWDAVPTGRRGRQQSYSDAAIQTCLSMKVLFGMALRQTTGFVESLLQLVGLNWTVPDFSTLSRRQKTLAVNIPYRGSKGPLHLLIDSTGIKVEGEGEWHARKHGGPKRRVWRKIHLGIDEETLEVRAVEITGSHIGDAPILPDLLDQIPQDQEIGSVTADGAYDTRKCHDAIADRGAHAVIPPRKNAKPWKTITAGAVARNEALRAAKYLGRALWRRWSGYHRRSRVETKMHCMKLLGQRLMARDFDRQVAELQVRIAVLNGYTALGMPVTEVVG